The following proteins are co-located in the Deinococcus metallilatus genome:
- a CDS encoding alpha/beta hydrolase yields MPQEPPERHLRLVLDDDLNLDAASLGAYAGWQAALAEAARAGPPPPRVLLAAHGGLVSQTSGEAFAGHVRELDEAGWTVTFITRTGLEEALDRLTNTHLFSGLVRVVGQLLALYRRSDPAAFFPLGAFSGNASGPVTAPTLDAQAQAREQRLLADLQGLIGSEAAGDSAEVRALVEHWQAHPADLRSAVKSAAQQTAVLLGQHTWQAVQPAVAPLLQGADRDQVSLSVQELRAALATTAAAAADPNALEAYLVEQVIRTVFPPPRTLWQQMKDRMAALVRPGAVGTALLGFLDGLPPLRVALVGHSLGGILLDHLERAAATLTPLRDRVEGVVYLAPANTLAFARQTPRLPHARYALMGLTDAEERTEVGQISPLIAGLYPRTVLYLISNALEDQRGTPLLGMQRYLTADSFRGRFQTVTWVPTPQIQHFTHTGFLSDPAIRAWVRGQLGLA; encoded by the coding sequence ATGCCACAAGAACCGCCGGAAAGACACCTGCGCCTGGTGCTGGACGACGATCTGAACCTGGATGCCGCCTCGCTGGGGGCGTACGCGGGCTGGCAGGCGGCCCTGGCGGAGGCCGCGCGGGCAGGACCGCCGCCGCCGCGCGTGCTGCTGGCCGCGCACGGCGGCCTGGTTTCGCAGACGTCCGGCGAGGCCTTTGCAGGACACGTCCGGGAACTGGACGAGGCGGGCTGGACCGTCACCTTCATCACCCGGACCGGGCTGGAAGAGGCCCTGGACCGGCTGACGAACACGCACCTCTTCAGCGGGCTGGTGCGGGTGGTCGGTCAGCTCCTGGCGCTGTACCGCCGCAGCGATCCCGCCGCCTTCTTTCCGCTGGGGGCCTTCAGCGGGAACGCGAGCGGCCCGGTGACGGCCCCCACGCTGGACGCCCAGGCGCAGGCAAGAGAGCAGCGCCTCCTGGCGGACCTCCAGGGGCTGATCGGGTCGGAGGCAGCGGGGGACTCCGCCGAGGTGCGGGCACTGGTCGAGCACTGGCAGGCCCATCCGGCCGACCTGAGAAGCGCCGTGAAGAGCGCGGCGCAGCAAACCGCGGTCCTGCTGGGGCAGCACACCTGGCAGGCCGTGCAGCCCGCCGTGGCCCCGCTGCTGCAAGGCGCGGACAGGGACCAGGTCAGCCTCAGCGTGCAGGAGTTGCGGGCGGCTCTGGCGACCACGGCAGCAGCAGCGGCCGACCCGAATGCGCTGGAGGCCTACCTCGTCGAGCAGGTCATCCGCACGGTGTTTCCCCCGCCGCGCACGCTGTGGCAGCAGATGAAGGACCGGATGGCGGCCCTCGTGCGGCCCGGGGCGGTGGGGACGGCCCTGCTCGGCTTTCTGGACGGGTTGCCGCCGCTGCGGGTCGCGCTGGTGGGGCACAGCCTGGGCGGCATCCTGCTGGATCATCTGGAGCGGGCGGCCGCCACCCTCACGCCGCTGCGGGACCGGGTGGAAGGCGTGGTGTACCTGGCCCCGGCCAACACGCTGGCCTTCGCGCGGCAGACGCCCCGGCTGCCGCACGCGCGCTACGCCCTGATGGGCCTGACCGACGCCGAGGAACGCACCGAGGTGGGGCAGATTTCCCCGCTGATCGCGGGTCTGTATCCCCGGACGGTGCTGTATTTGATCAGCAACGCGCTGGAAGACCAGCGGGGCACGCCCCTCCTGGGGATGCAACGGTACCTGACGGCGGACAGCTTCCGGGGAAGGTTCCAGACGGTCACCTGGGTGCCCACCCCGCAGATTCAGCACTTCACGCACACCGGCTTTCTCAGCGATCCGGCCATCCGGGCGTGGGTGCGGGGGCAGCTCGGACTGGCCTGA
- the cax gene encoding calcium/proton exchanger, with amino-acid sequence MKWLNVLLIFLPIAVFLEVTHGSPTLIFLSAALAILPLAGIMGQATEQLAVRAGSTVGGLLNATFGNATELIIAFFALQAGKLEVVKASIIGSMLGNLLLVMGLAVFLGGLKYKEQRFNLKSATTVASLLAISVIALMIPTIFDLAARGITPGRIEALDVNLSDATAVVLILVYLAYIYFTLVSHRDILSTADDPDAHDEHEGPLWSVPYAVGVLAAATIAVAFMSEFLVGTLDAATAALGLTEFFVGLILIPIIGNAAEHAAAVLFALRNKMDLSMTISLGSTVQVALLVAPLLVLAGLLVGQPMNLVVTPLELAAIGAAVVIAGSVVRDGETNWLEGLLLLAVYVILALAVFFYPLP; translated from the coding sequence ATGAAGTGGCTCAACGTCCTCCTGATCTTCCTGCCCATCGCGGTCTTTCTGGAAGTCACGCACGGCAGCCCCACGCTGATCTTCCTCAGCGCGGCCCTGGCGATCCTGCCGCTGGCGGGCATCATGGGCCAGGCGACCGAGCAGCTCGCGGTGCGGGCGGGCAGCACGGTGGGCGGGCTGCTGAACGCCACCTTCGGGAACGCCACCGAGCTGATCATCGCCTTTTTCGCCCTCCAGGCGGGCAAGCTGGAGGTGGTCAAGGCCAGCATCATCGGCTCGATGCTGGGCAACCTGCTGCTGGTGATGGGCCTGGCCGTGTTCCTAGGCGGCCTGAAGTACAAGGAGCAACGCTTCAACCTGAAGTCCGCCACGACCGTCGCCAGCCTGCTGGCCATCAGCGTGATCGCCCTGATGATCCCCACCATCTTCGACCTCGCGGCGCGCGGCATCACGCCCGGACGGATCGAGGCCCTGGACGTGAACCTCAGCGACGCGACGGCCGTCGTCCTGATCCTGGTCTACCTCGCCTACATCTACTTCACGCTGGTCAGCCACCGCGACATCCTCTCCACCGCCGACGACCCGGACGCCCACGACGAGCACGAAGGTCCCCTCTGGAGCGTGCCCTACGCCGTCGGCGTGCTGGCCGCCGCCACCATCGCCGTCGCGTTCATGTCCGAGTTCCTGGTGGGGACGCTCGACGCCGCCACCGCCGCCCTGGGCCTCACCGAGTTCTTCGTGGGCCTGATCCTGATCCCGATCATCGGCAACGCCGCCGAACACGCCGCCGCCGTGCTGTTCGCCCTGCGCAACAAGATGGACCTCTCGATGACCATCAGCCTCGGCTCCACCGTGCAGGTCGCCCTGCTGGTCGCGCCGCTGCTGGTGCTGGCGGGCCTGCTGGTCGGGCAGCCGATGAACCTGGTCGTGACGCCGCTGGAACTTGCCGCTATCGGGGCCGCCGTGGTGATCGCGGGCAGCGTGGTGCGCGACGGCGAGACGAACTGGCTGGAGGGCCTGCTGCTGCTGGCCGTGTACGTGATCCTGGCCCTGGCGGTCTTCTTCTACCCGCTGCCGTGA
- a CDS encoding 2-phosphosulfolactate phosphatase — protein MAREAAFWEQHGFDVRLEWGEAGVRHLAPQAEAVVIVDVLSFSTCVDVGVSRGAAVLPYRWRERRAATFAAEHGALLAGERAAGGPSLSPASLLKLPPGTRLVLPSPNGATLCAWAQEGSGAAVFAACLRNAGAVGAFLRGRFRRVLVVPAGERWPDGSLRPALEDALGAGAVVDALCRSAGLSPSPEAQGARTAFLALWERLPEMLRTCASGAELVDRGFAEDVTLAAELNVSGGVPVLQGGVFVNAAD, from the coding sequence ATGGCTCGTGAGGCGGCGTTCTGGGAACAACACGGGTTCGATGTTCGGCTGGAGTGGGGCGAGGCGGGCGTGCGGCACCTCGCCCCGCAGGCCGAAGCGGTGGTGATCGTGGACGTGCTGTCCTTTTCGACCTGCGTGGACGTGGGGGTGTCGCGCGGGGCAGCGGTGTTGCCCTACCGCTGGCGGGAGAGGCGGGCGGCGACGTTTGCCGCTGAACACGGGGCGCTGCTGGCGGGAGAGCGGGCGGCGGGTGGACCTTCGCTCTCGCCCGCCTCGCTGCTGAAACTGCCCCCGGGGACGCGGCTGGTGCTGCCCTCGCCCAACGGGGCCACGCTCTGCGCGTGGGCACAGGAAGGCAGCGGGGCGGCGGTGTTCGCGGCGTGCCTGCGAAATGCGGGGGCGGTGGGCGCCTTTTTGCGCGGACGCTTCCGGCGGGTGCTGGTGGTTCCGGCGGGGGAACGCTGGCCGGACGGGTCGTTGCGGCCCGCGCTGGAGGACGCTCTGGGGGCGGGGGCCGTGGTGGACGCGCTGTGCCGCTCAGCGGGCCTCTCCCCTTCCCCGGAGGCCCAGGGCGCGCGGACCGCCTTCCTGGCGCTGTGGGAGCGGTTGCCGGAGATGCTGAGAACCTGCGCCTCGGGGGCCGAACTGGTGGACCGGGGCTTCGCGGAGGACGTGACGCTGGCGGCGGAGCTGAACGTGAGTGGCGGCGTGCCGGTGTTGCAGGGGGGGGTGTTCGTGAACGCGGCGGACTGA
- a CDS encoding carbohydrate kinase family protein, with the protein MKFFVIGDVTVDHLYHLDRLPAPGEEVVPGRATMKPGGAGGTISVTLARLGHTVTLAARVGNDPFAEYALASVRESGVSLAAIQVDPEHLTSTITVMQTPDGQRAMISDGAANRQLDPAKLKKKDIEGADAVIVSAYSLTEGPQRDYTLKAIETAQKAKKPVPVFIDLGTGAVNKVGTDLIENVIGADYLTLNQHELLALTDTTSISAALAQLGDAGARRVVVKVGRMGSIVWTPTETELVDPIKPEGRVVDSTGAGDTFTAAFAHAVLTGQPLPQAARIANAAGALAATRVGAQARPITPADLEAALAR; encoded by the coding sequence GTGAAGTTTTTCGTTATCGGTGACGTCACCGTCGATCACCTCTACCACCTCGACCGCCTTCCCGCCCCCGGCGAGGAAGTTGTGCCTGGCCGCGCCACCATGAAACCCGGCGGGGCCGGGGGCACCATCAGTGTGACCCTGGCGCGGCTGGGCCATACCGTGACCCTCGCCGCCCGCGTCGGCAACGATCCCTTCGCGGAGTACGCCCTGGCGAGCGTCCGCGAGAGCGGCGTCTCGCTGGCGGCCATCCAGGTCGATCCCGAGCACCTCACCAGCACCATCACCGTGATGCAGACGCCCGACGGCCAGCGCGCGATGATCAGCGACGGGGCCGCCAACCGTCAGCTCGACCCCGCCAAGCTGAAGAAAAAGGACATCGAGGGCGCGGACGCGGTCATCGTGAGCGCCTACAGCCTCACCGAAGGGCCCCAGCGCGACTACACCCTCAAGGCCATCGAGACGGCCCAGAAGGCGAAAAAGCCCGTCCCCGTCTTTATCGACCTCGGCACCGGCGCGGTGAACAAGGTCGGCACCGACCTGATCGAGAACGTGATCGGCGCGGACTACCTGACCCTCAACCAGCACGAACTGCTCGCCCTGACCGACACCACCAGCATCAGCGCGGCGCTGGCGCAACTGGGCGACGCGGGGGCGCGCCGCGTGGTCGTCAAGGTGGGCCGCATGGGCAGCATCGTCTGGACCCCCACCGAAACCGAACTGGTGGACCCCATCAAGCCCGAGGGCCGGGTCGTGGACTCCACCGGCGCGGGCGACACCTTCACCGCCGCCTTCGCCCACGCGGTCCTGACCGGCCAGCCGCTCCCCCAGGCCGCCCGCATCGCCAATGCCGCCGGTGCGCTCGCCGCCACCCGCGTCGGCGCCCAGGCCCGTCCCATCACGCCCGCCGATCTGGAAGCGGCCCTGGCCCGGTAA
- a CDS encoding SDR family oxidoreductase, with product MTQSMRGKTVLVTGATNGIGWVTARGLARVGARVVIVGRNPGKTARVAAEIGAADTLIADLSELAQVRRAAAEFRERVGRLDVLVNNAGAFYSRRQETREGIELTWALNHLAPFLLTGELLPLLRQSEDARVVTVASAAHRFGRIRFDDPEFRHGYGGWAAYNQSKLANILFTRELARREPGVKSNSVHPGLVRSGFGHNNGGAVSLLWRLFERFGTTPEAGAKTSILLASDPALKVSGHYFNTGREIRPAPHALDDGAAQRLWTLSEAYVGDTGAPWGVRGE from the coding sequence ATGACACAGAGCATGAGGGGCAAGACGGTGCTGGTGACCGGGGCGACGAACGGCATCGGGTGGGTGACGGCGCGGGGACTGGCGCGGGTGGGCGCGCGGGTGGTGATCGTGGGTCGCAATCCCGGGAAGACGGCGCGGGTCGCGGCGGAGATCGGGGCAGCGGACACCCTCATCGCCGATCTGTCCGAACTCGCGCAGGTGCGCCGGGCCGCCGCCGAGTTCCGCGAGCGGGTCGGAAGGCTGGACGTGCTGGTGAACAACGCGGGCGCGTTTTACAGCAGGCGGCAGGAAACGCGCGAGGGGATCGAGCTGACTTGGGCGCTCAACCACCTCGCGCCCTTCCTGCTAACGGGAGAACTGCTGCCGCTGCTGCGGCAATCGGAAGACGCGCGGGTGGTGACGGTGGCCTCGGCGGCACACCGCTTCGGGCGGATTCGCTTTGACGACCCCGAGTTCCGGCACGGCTACGGGGGGTGGGCGGCCTACAACCAGAGCAAGCTGGCGAACATCCTGTTCACACGTGAACTCGCGCGGCGTGAACCGGGCGTGAAAAGCAACAGCGTCCACCCCGGCCTCGTCCGCTCCGGCTTCGGGCACAACAACGGCGGAGCCGTCAGCCTGCTGTGGCGGCTGTTTGAACGCTTCGGGACCACGCCCGAGGCGGGTGCGAAGACGAGCATCCTCCTGGCCAGCGATCCGGCCCTGAAGGTCAGCGGGCATTACTTCAACACGGGACGCGAGATCAGGCCCGCCCCGCACGCGCTGGACGACGGAGCGGCGCAGAGGCTCTGGACGCTGAGCGAGGCGTATGTGGGGGACACCGGCGCGCCGTGGGGGGTCCGTGGGGAGTGA
- a CDS encoding gamma-glutamyltransferase family protein — MVATSQPLAAQAGLSVLQAGGNAVDAAIATATALTVVEPTSNGIGGDLFALVWAGGELHGLNASGAAPAALTLDILDGGDMPRHGWLPVTVPGAVLGWADLHARFGRLPFGAVLAPAIRYARDGYPLSPVLAAGWARAIRVYRGLNLPIMEEWFRVFAPDGFTPAPGAVWRSEGHARTLERIAQTGGRAFYEGDLAEHIDAHARATGGLLRGEDLAAHQSEWVEPIRTAFQGHDVWEIPPNGQGIAALIALNVLNDLDLPDRRDDPQGLHLQIEAMKRGFTDAHRYVGDPRHVPVDVDRLLSAENAAAHRALLGETAHDPATRAPSTGGTVYLCTADDQGQMVSLIQSNYMGFGSGVVVPGTGIALHNRGHNFHLDPAHPNALAPGKRPYHTIIPGFLSRADGTPVGPFGVMGGFMQPQGHVQVVLNTVRYGMNPQQALDAPRWQWLQGKAVEVEYALGADLARALAARGHDVRVQLEPGSFGRGQIIWRNPETGVLEGGTESRTDGHIAVW, encoded by the coding sequence ATGGTCGCCACCAGCCAGCCGCTCGCCGCCCAGGCGGGCCTGAGCGTCCTCCAGGCCGGAGGCAACGCGGTCGATGCGGCCATCGCCACCGCCACCGCGCTGACGGTGGTGGAACCGACCAGCAACGGCATCGGCGGCGACCTCTTCGCGCTGGTGTGGGCGGGCGGCGAACTGCACGGCCTGAACGCCAGCGGCGCCGCCCCCGCCGCCCTGACCCTGGACATCCTGGACGGCGGCGACATGCCCAGGCACGGCTGGCTGCCCGTCACCGTTCCCGGTGCGGTGCTGGGCTGGGCCGACCTGCACGCCCGCTTCGGCCGCCTGCCCTTCGGGGCCGTGCTGGCGCCCGCGATCCGCTACGCCCGCGACGGCTACCCGCTCTCGCCGGTCCTGGCGGCGGGCTGGGCGCGGGCCATCCGCGTCTACCGGGGCCTGAACCTCCCCATCATGGAGGAGTGGTTCCGCGTCTTCGCGCCGGACGGCTTCACGCCCGCGCCGGGTGCCGTGTGGCGGAGTGAGGGCCACGCCCGCACGCTGGAGCGGATCGCGCAGACGGGGGGCAGGGCCTTCTATGAGGGTGACCTCGCGGAGCACATCGACGCGCACGCCCGTGCAACGGGGGGCCTGCTGCGTGGGGAGGACCTGGCGGCCCACCAGTCGGAGTGGGTGGAGCCGATCCGCACGGCCTTCCAGGGGCACGACGTCTGGGAGATTCCGCCCAACGGCCAGGGCATCGCCGCACTGATCGCCCTGAACGTCCTGAACGATCTGGACCTGCCCGACCGCCGCGACGATCCCCAGGGGCTGCACCTCCAGATCGAGGCGATGAAGCGCGGCTTTACTGACGCGCATAGGTATGTCGGTGATCCGCGCCACGTCCCCGTCGACGTGGACCGCCTTCTCTCCGCTGAGAACGCCGCCGCGCACCGTGCCCTCCTGGGCGAGACGGCCCACGACCCCGCCACCCGCGCGCCCAGCACCGGCGGCACGGTGTACCTCTGCACCGCCGACGATCAGGGCCAGATGGTGAGCCTGATCCAGAGCAACTACATGGGGTTTGGGAGCGGGGTGGTCGTCCCCGGCACCGGCATCGCCCTGCACAACCGGGGGCACAACTTCCACCTCGACCCGGCGCATCCCAATGCCCTGGCGCCCGGCAAGCGGCCCTACCACACCATCATCCCCGGCTTCCTATCCCGTGCGGATGGCACCCCCGTCGGTCCCTTCGGTGTGATGGGCGGGTTCATGCAGCCGCAGGGCCACGTGCAAGTGGTGCTGAACACCGTTCGCTACGGCATGAATCCGCAACAGGCCCTCGATGCTCCCCGTTGGCAGTGGCTCCAGGGCAAGGCGGTGGAGGTCGAATACGCCCTGGGGGCTGACCTGGCGCGGGCACTGGCGGCACGTGGACACGACGTCCGGGTACAACTGGAGCCCGGTTCCTTCGGCCGGGGACAGATTATCTGGCGCAACCCTGAGACGGGAGTGCTCGAGGGCGGCACCGAGAGCCGGACCGACGGGCATATCGCGGTCTGGTAG
- the rsmA gene encoding 16S rRNA (adenine(1518)-N(6)/adenine(1519)-N(6))-dimethyltransferase RsmA, which translates to MTQPEPAPTAPLPLYSPVRVRDLLARHGLKPTKSLGQNFLIDGNILRSIAEAGGAASGVPVLEVGPGLGVLTRELASRGARVTALEKDERLKPVLAETLAGLDVNVVWGDALDFDYASLPAGTRVIANLPYYITGVLLSRFMQAPGVLSATVLVQKEVAQRLAARPGQDNYGFLSALAALHGTVRHVRDVPKGAFLPAPDVTSSVVRLDFDRSRPLPDPAFLKFVEAALHHRRKTLRNNLRLAGFEGEAVGAALEATGLRPDVRAEDVPLEDLRTLAQRLGIGRPGVIR; encoded by the coding sequence TTGACCCAGCCCGAACCCGCCCCCACCGCGCCCCTCCCGCTGTACTCGCCCGTGCGCGTGCGCGACCTGCTCGCCCGCCACGGGTTGAAACCCACCAAGAGCCTCGGGCAGAACTTTTTGATCGACGGCAACATCCTGCGCTCAATTGCGGAGGCGGGCGGCGCGGCAAGCGGTGTCCCGGTGCTGGAGGTCGGCCCCGGCCTGGGCGTCCTGACCCGCGAGCTGGCCTCGCGCGGCGCGCGGGTGACGGCGCTGGAAAAGGACGAGCGCCTCAAGCCCGTCCTGGCCGAAACCCTGGCGGGGCTGGACGTGAACGTGGTCTGGGGCGACGCCCTGGACTTCGACTACGCCTCGCTCCCGGCGGGCACGCGGGTGATCGCCAACCTGCCCTACTACATCACCGGCGTGCTGCTCTCGCGCTTCATGCAGGCCCCGGGCGTCCTCTCCGCGACCGTGCTGGTCCAGAAGGAAGTGGCGCAGCGCCTCGCTGCCCGGCCCGGCCAGGACAACTACGGTTTCCTGAGCGCCCTGGCCGCCCTGCACGGCACCGTCCGCCACGTGCGCGACGTGCCGAAGGGCGCCTTCCTGCCCGCCCCGGACGTGACCAGCAGCGTCGTGCGGCTGGACTTCGACCGTTCCCGCCCCCTGCCCGACCCCGCCTTCCTGAAGTTCGTGGAGGCGGCCCTGCACCACCGCCGCAAGACGCTGCGCAACAATCTGCGCCTGGCCGGGTTCGAGGGGGAGGCGGTGGGGGCCGCGCTGGAGGCCACCGGATTGCGCCCCGACGTGCGCGCCGAGGACGTGCCGCTGGAAGACCTGCGGACCCTCGCGCAGCGGCTGGGTATTGGCAGGCCGGGCGTGATACGTTAG
- the recG gene encoding ATP-dependent DNA helicase RecG: MATVAELREKLRRPLAAELAAGCADRVVAGGVERLLASPLANPFPGVREALRGYAGLDAAGRAEALQQALALLDGSERKAEPPRTTRQAVPTAAPGERLPPEAEVTRLDTGPGGARKLQSLGLHTLRDVLHAYPHRHEDRRALPDLSEVEEGQKVTVEGTVVAKTRRKPKPNMLILDVTLETPSGGRVRASWFNQPWVERQLREGARLVLTGRVKKFGRSVQLGVEHLETVEDAQGSLSTGRIVGVYDSKDGISQEFLRRAAFRALQAVPLDDYLPAHWRRERGLTDLADALWGMHFPRDEAQLERAMHRLRFDEYLFLELRVLLQGEDAVLLGKRFQATGDDISRFEAALPFQFTGAQRRVLLEITDDMRSERQMARLVQGDVGSGKTAVAACALYLAVRDGYQGALMAPTEILARQHYANLVGYLGKLDVRVGLLIGAMTPKAKLEMQTRIAEGDVDVVVGTQALIQENVRFDNLGLAVVDEEHRFGVMQRRKLLSGRPDVLVMSATPIPRSLALTAYGDLELSVIDELPPGRTPVETKLIQDTHRQQAYGFVMKQIREGRQAYVVTALIEENENLELLAATQLADDLRVILPEARIELLHGKMTAAEKDFVMDRFRGREFDVLVSTTVIEVGVDVPNASVMVIENAERFGLSQLHQLRGRVGRGSAQSYCVLIAGEHSKKTRQRLKIIEGSTDGFVIAEADLKLRGPGELRGTRQSGIPDLRLGDLASDVEVIEQARALAKHILSHDPRLEHPRLQYLRQELQSRSQSVAFREVI, encoded by the coding sequence ATGGCGACGGTCGCGGAATTGCGGGAGAAATTGCGCCGTCCGCTGGCGGCGGAACTCGCGGCGGGCTGCGCGGACCGGGTGGTGGCGGGCGGCGTGGAGCGGCTGCTGGCGTCGCCGCTGGCGAACCCCTTTCCGGGCGTGCGGGAGGCGCTGCGGGGGTACGCGGGGCTGGACGCGGCGGGCCGGGCGGAGGCGCTGCAACAGGCGCTGGCCTTGCTGGACGGGTCGGAGCGGAAGGCAGAGCCTCCCAGGACCACCCGCCAGGCCGTCCCGACCGCCGCCCCCGGCGAGCGGCTGCCCCCCGAGGCCGAGGTCACGCGGCTGGACACCGGACCGGGGGGCGCGCGCAAGCTCCAGTCCCTGGGCCTGCACACCCTGCGCGACGTGCTGCACGCCTACCCGCACCGCCACGAGGACCGCCGCGCCCTCCCCGACCTCTCCGAAGTGGAGGAAGGGCAGAAGGTCACGGTGGAGGGCACGGTGGTCGCCAAGACGCGCCGCAAGCCGAAGCCGAACATGCTGATTCTGGACGTGACGCTGGAAACGCCCTCGGGCGGGCGGGTCAGGGCGTCGTGGTTCAACCAGCCGTGGGTGGAGCGGCAACTGCGGGAAGGCGCGCGGCTGGTGTTGACGGGCCGGGTGAAGAAGTTCGGAAGAAGCGTGCAGCTCGGCGTGGAGCATCTGGAGACGGTGGAGGACGCGCAGGGCAGCCTCAGCACCGGGCGGATCGTCGGGGTGTACGACAGCAAGGACGGCATCTCGCAGGAGTTCTTGCGGCGGGCGGCCTTCCGGGCGCTCCAGGCGGTGCCCCTCGACGATTACCTGCCCGCCCACTGGCGGCGCGAACGCGGCCTGACCGACCTGGCGGACGCGCTGTGGGGGATGCACTTCCCGCGTGACGAGGCGCAACTGGAGCGGGCCATGCACCGGCTGCGCTTCGACGAGTACCTCTTTCTGGAGTTGCGCGTGCTGCTGCAAGGCGAGGACGCCGTGCTGCTGGGGAAACGCTTTCAGGCGACCGGGGACGACATCAGCCGCTTCGAGGCCGCCCTCCCCTTCCAGTTCACGGGGGCGCAGCGGCGGGTGCTGCTGGAGATCACCGACGACATGCGCTCGGAGAGGCAGATGGCGCGGCTGGTGCAGGGCGACGTGGGCAGCGGCAAGACGGCGGTGGCGGCCTGCGCGCTGTACCTGGCCGTGCGGGACGGCTACCAGGGCGCGCTGATGGCCCCGACCGAGATTCTGGCGCGGCAGCACTACGCGAATCTGGTGGGGTACCTGGGCAAGCTCGACGTGCGGGTGGGCCTCCTGATCGGCGCGATGACGCCGAAGGCCAAGCTGGAGATGCAGACGCGCATCGCGGAAGGCGACGTGGACGTGGTCGTGGGCACCCAGGCGCTGATTCAGGAGAACGTGCGCTTCGACAATCTGGGCCTGGCCGTGGTGGACGAGGAACACCGCTTCGGCGTGATGCAGCGGCGCAAATTGCTCTCGGGCCGCCCGGACGTGCTGGTGATGTCGGCCACGCCGATTCCGCGCAGCCTGGCGCTGACCGCATACGGCGACCTGGAACTCAGCGTGATCGACGAGCTGCCGCCGGGGCGCACGCCGGTCGAGACGAAGCTGATTCAGGACACGCACCGCCAGCAGGCCTACGGCTTCGTGATGAAGCAAATCCGGGAGGGACGGCAGGCGTACGTGGTGACGGCGCTGATCGAGGAGAACGAGAATCTGGAGCTGCTGGCCGCCACGCAACTGGCGGACGACCTGCGGGTGATCCTGCCCGAAGCGCGCATCGAGCTGCTGCACGGCAAGATGACGGCGGCCGAAAAGGACTTCGTGATGGACCGCTTCCGCGGGCGGGAGTTCGACGTGCTGGTGAGTACCACCGTGATCGAGGTGGGCGTGGACGTGCCCAACGCCAGCGTGATGGTGATCGAGAACGCGGAACGCTTCGGCCTCTCGCAACTGCATCAGCTCCGGGGGCGGGTAGGGCGCGGCAGCGCGCAGAGCTACTGTGTGCTGATCGCCGGGGAACACAGCAAGAAGACCCGCCAGCGCCTCAAGATCATCGAGGGCAGCACCGACGGCTTCGTGATCGCGGAGGCGGACCTGAAGCTGCGCGGCCCGGGCGAGCTACGCGGAACGCGGCAGAGCGGGATTCCCGACCTGCGGTTGGGCGACCTCGCCAGCGACGTGGAGGTCATCGAGCAGGCGCGCGCGCTCGCCAAGCACATCCTGAGCCATGACCCGAGGTTGGAGCATCCCCGGCTGCAATACCTGCGCCAGGAACTCCAGAGCCGCAGCCAGAGCGTGGCCTTCCGTGAGGTGATCTGA
- a CDS encoding Cof-type HAD-IIB family hydrolase, translating into MLGLMCVDVDGTLVGTGNVVREDVWAALADARARGVRIALCSGRPAFGNALAYARRLDPDGWHVFQNGASVVNVGSGASLSEPLPQAGLALLLTRAHETGRLLEVYTDNEYGVTQPGDLARRHAELLGVPYVPRDPETLTGTRVRAQWVVPHAEAPAVQAEPHPGLDLHPAGSPVMPDVLFISVTRAGVGKGSAVRQVAAEYGVPLGRVMMVGDGHNDVTAMREVGYPVAMGNADAEAHAAARYHVGHVDEGGLVEAVRLALTL; encoded by the coding sequence ATGCTCGGCCTGATGTGTGTGGATGTGGACGGAACGCTGGTCGGTACCGGGAACGTGGTGCGGGAGGACGTGTGGGCGGCGCTGGCGGACGCGCGGGCGCGCGGCGTGCGGATCGCGCTGTGCAGCGGGCGGCCCGCCTTCGGGAACGCGCTGGCCTACGCGCGGCGGCTGGACCCGGACGGCTGGCACGTCTTTCAGAACGGCGCGTCGGTGGTGAACGTGGGCAGCGGCGCGAGCCTGTCCGAACCGCTGCCGCAGGCGGGCCTGGCGCTGCTGCTGACCCGCGCCCACGAGACGGGGCGGCTGCTGGAGGTCTACACCGACAACGAGTACGGCGTCACGCAGCCGGGCGACCTGGCGCGGCGGCACGCGGAGTTGCTGGGGGTGCCTTACGTCCCGCGCGACCCGGAGACACTGACCGGCACGCGCGTGCGGGCGCAGTGGGTGGTGCCCCACGCCGAGGCCCCGGCGGTGCAGGCCGAACCGCACCCGGGCCTGGACCTGCACCCGGCGGGCAGCCCGGTGATGCCGGACGTGCTGTTCATCAGCGTGACGCGCGCGGGGGTCGGCAAGGGCAGCGCCGTCCGGCAGGTTGCCGCCGAGTACGGCGTGCCGCTGGGGCGGGTGATGATGGTCGGGGACGGGCACAACGACGTGACCGCCATGCGCGAGGTCGGTTATCCGGTCGCGATGGGCAATGCGGACGCCGAAGCCCACGCCGCCGCCCGCTACCACGTCGGGCACGTGGATGAAGGCGGACTGGTGGAAGCGGTGAGGCTGGCCCTGACCCTGTAA